Proteins from one Bacteroidota bacterium genomic window:
- a CDS encoding VOC family protein, with the protein MQLGAFSMSLNVKDIHASKTFYENLGFTVFGGDIKNNYLIMKNGNALIGIFQGMFEGNILTFNPGWDENAKEVKEFTDIRDIQKQLKSKGVTLVSEADEKTSGPASIVLIDPDGNQILLDQHR; encoded by the coding sequence ATGCAATTAGGCGCATTCTCAATGAGTTTGAATGTCAAGGATATTCATGCTTCAAAAACATTTTATGAAAATCTTGGATTCACTGTTTTTGGTGGTGACATTAAAAACAATTATCTCATCATGAAAAATGGCAATGCACTCATCGGTATATTTCAAGGAATGTTTGAAGGGAATATTCTAACCTTTAATCCGGGTTGGGATGAAAATGCAAAAGAGGTGAAAGAATTTACTGATATAAGAGATATTCAAAAGCAGTTGAAAAGCAAAGGTGTTACTTTAGTTTCAGAAGCGGATGAAAAAACAAGTGGTCCGGCAAGTATTGTTTTAATTGATCCGGATGGCAATCAAATATTATTGGATCAGCATAGATAA
- a CDS encoding TonB-dependent receptor has protein sequence MKYFQFLLFAVFIIFYNSIYAQISIQGTINDKATKESLPGVSIYISDLKTGSVTDINGKYSINNIKPGAYLIEVSYVGYKRIVNRYQITGDTILNFILEESPTELNQIVVTAVTHSTELKLSPVIIKPVDITELNQNSSTNLIDALKNIPGINQITTGVGISKPTIRGLGYNRVITLYNGIRQEGQQWGDEHGIEIDEYAIDRIEIVKGPGSLLYGSDGIAGVINFLADVTPPAGKIETKLISNYQSNNNLFGYSLSNSGNKNGFQWLGRFSNKYAGNYQNNYDGKVYNSGFNEYAASVFAGVNKSWGYSNFDFSIFNTTLNIVEGDRDSLGNFIFEKPITEDSAIIVTATDDDLKGYNIGFPHQVVNHYRALTNNYLILNAGTLNFDLGYQKNIRKEFGDVLNLDDPDLYFDLQTFNYNLRYNFNEADGWSTSIGAGGMYQINTNKGSEFIIPDYTLFDFGVFVFTQKIINKQWMLAGGLRYDNRQLEGDELYLDSLGLPANSNYTNELKFPGFKNTYNSFSGSIGASYQADEHSTFKLNISRGFRAPNIAELASNGQHEGTFRYEYGNTDLKAEISHQFDIAYFLNADHISIELTPFINLISNYIFSEKLNSVFGGDSIPDIDNPTPAFQFTQGNAQLTGAEIFVDVHPHPLDWLHIENAFSFVQAIQKNQPDSTKYLPFIPAPKYSGVLRAQFKTTGKKLNNTFIKFGIDYYFPQNKYFAAYGTETATPAYTLLSAGVGADISIFGKKDILSVFINAENLADVAYQSHLSRLKYAPENPFTGRMGVYNMGRNFSLKLIFNM, from the coding sequence ATGAAATATTTTCAATTCTTACTATTCGCAGTATTTATAATTTTTTATAATAGCATCTATGCTCAAATTTCCATTCAAGGAACTATAAATGATAAGGCAACAAAAGAAAGTTTACCCGGTGTTTCTATTTATATCAGTGATTTAAAAACAGGAAGTGTAACAGACATCAATGGCAAATATTCTATTAATAATATTAAACCGGGTGCATATTTAATTGAAGTTAGTTATGTAGGTTATAAAAGAATAGTTAACCGTTATCAGATTACCGGCGATACTATTCTCAACTTTATATTAGAAGAATCACCTACAGAATTAAATCAGATAGTTGTTACGGCAGTTACACATTCCACTGAATTAAAATTAAGTCCGGTAATTATAAAACCGGTTGATATTACAGAGTTAAATCAAAACAGTTCTACCAATTTAATTGATGCGCTAAAAAATATTCCGGGCATTAATCAGATAACAACAGGTGTTGGAATTTCAAAACCTACTATTCGTGGTTTAGGTTATAATCGTGTGATTACTTTATATAATGGCATTCGGCAGGAAGGTCAACAATGGGGAGATGAACATGGAATTGAAATAGATGAATATGCAATTGATAGAATCGAGATAGTAAAAGGACCCGGCAGTTTATTATATGGTTCTGATGGCATTGCAGGTGTAATAAATTTTCTTGCAGATGTTACACCGCCTGCAGGAAAAATAGAAACAAAACTTATCAGTAATTATCAAAGCAATAATAATTTATTTGGTTATTCGCTTTCAAACTCCGGAAATAAAAATGGGTTTCAATGGCTGGGAAGATTCAGCAATAAATATGCAGGCAACTATCAAAACAACTATGATGGCAAAGTGTATAATTCCGGTTTCAATGAATATGCTGCAAGTGTATTTGCAGGTGTAAATAAAAGTTGGGGCTATTCAAATTTTGATTTCAGCATTTTCAATACAACTTTAAATATAGTGGAAGGTGATAGAGATAGTCTTGGAAATTTTATTTTTGAAAAACCTATTACTGAAGATTCTGCAATAATTGTAACAGCAACAGATGATGATTTAAAAGGTTATAACATTGGCTTTCCGCATCAGGTAGTAAATCATTATAGAGCATTGACAAATAATTATCTGATTCTAAATGCAGGGACTCTGAATTTTGATTTGGGCTATCAGAAAAATATCCGCAAAGAATTTGGTGATGTATTAAATCTAGATGATCCGGATTTATATTTTGATTTGCAAACTTTTAATTATAATCTCCGCTATAATTTTAATGAAGCGGATGGTTGGTCCACATCTATTGGTGCAGGTGGCATGTATCAAATAAATACCAATAAAGGCTCTGAATTTATTATACCTGATTATACTCTCTTTGATTTTGGTGTGTTTGTATTCACACAAAAAATAATAAATAAACAATGGATGCTTGCCGGTGGATTAAGATATGATAACCGACAACTTGAAGGTGATGAATTATATTTAGATAGTTTGGGCTTACCTGCAAATTCTAATTATACAAACGAATTAAAATTCCCCGGATTTAAAAATACTTACAACAGCTTTTCCGGAAGTATTGGCGCCTCTTATCAAGCAGATGAACACTCTACTTTTAAATTAAATATTTCAAGAGGATTTCGTGCACCTAATATTGCAGAGCTTGCTTCTAACGGACAACATGAAGGAACCTTCCGTTATGAATATGGTAATACAGATTTAAAAGCAGAAATAAGTCATCAATTTGATATTGCTTATTTTTTAAATGCCGATCATATTTCAATTGAATTAACACCGTTTATAAATCTTATTTCCAATTATATTTTTTCTGAAAAATTAAATAGTGTTTTTGGTGGCGACTCAATTCCTGATATTGATAACCCCACTCCTGCATTTCAATTTACTCAGGGCAATGCGCAATTAACAGGTGCTGAAATTTTTGTAGATGTCCATCCGCATCCACTCGATTGGTTACATATTGAAAATGCATTTTCATTTGTGCAGGCCATTCAAAAAAATCAACCGGACAGCACAAAGTATTTACCTTTTATTCCTGCACCAAAATACAGTGGTGTGCTGCGTGCACAATTTAAAACCACAGGAAAAAAACTGAACAATACTTTTATCAAGTTCGGTATAGATTATTATTTCCCACAGAATAAATACTTTGCAGCTTATGGCACCGAAACAGCAACACCTGCATATACTTTATTAAGTGCAGGAGTAGGTGCTGATATTTCTATATTTGGTAAAAAAGATATTTTAAGTGTGTTTATCAATGCAGAAAACCTGGCGGATGTTGCTTATCAAAGTCATTTAAGCAGGTTGAAGTATGCACCCGAAAATCCATTCACAGGAAGGATGGGAGTTTATAATATGGGAAGAAATTTTAGTTTGAAACTGATTTTCAATATGTAA
- a CDS encoding NAD(P)-dependent alcohol dehydrogenase — protein MKAAIYNHYGPPDVVSIQEIDKPIPKEDEILIKVIASTVNRTDTGLRSAQYFISRFFTGLFKPKYKVLGNEFAGVIEQIGSSVSSFKIGDRIFGFNDTHFGGHAEYMIVREADAIASIPDTISFIEAACITEGAHYALVDIRAAKVQSGQHVMVYGATGAIGSAAVQLLKHFGAHVTAVCNTNNVALVKSLGADAVIDYLQEDFTQTQQKFDFVFDAVGKTSFGKCKPILTKKGIYISTELGKNSENVFYAIITQFAKGKRVLFPIPTITKEDVIFLKELVISGKFKPVIDRHFPLDNIMEAHTYVESGQKTGNVIIDIAI, from the coding sequence ATGAAAGCAGCAATTTATAATCACTATGGACCTCCCGATGTTGTTTCTATTCAGGAAATAGATAAACCTATTCCAAAAGAAGATGAAATTTTAATTAAAGTAATAGCTTCCACTGTAAATAGAACCGATACCGGATTACGAAGTGCACAATATTTTATTTCACGTTTTTTCACAGGACTGTTTAAGCCAAAGTATAAAGTGTTGGGTAATGAATTTGCCGGTGTAATTGAACAAATTGGCAGCAGCGTTTCCTCTTTTAAAATTGGTGATAGAATTTTTGGATTTAATGATACACATTTTGGTGGACATGCGGAATATATGATCGTGCGGGAAGCGGATGCAATTGCATCTATTCCTGATACTATTTCATTTATTGAAGCAGCTTGTATTACTGAAGGTGCGCATTATGCACTCGTTGATATTCGGGCGGCAAAAGTGCAGAGCGGTCAACATGTAATGGTGTATGGTGCCACAGGTGCAATCGGTTCCGCTGCTGTACAATTACTAAAACATTTTGGAGCACATGTCACCGCAGTTTGTAATACAAATAATGTGGCGTTAGTAAAATCACTTGGTGCAGATGCTGTGATTGATTATTTGCAAGAAGACTTTACACAAACACAACAAAAATTTGATTTTGTTTTTGATGCTGTTGGCAAAACTTCCTTTGGAAAATGCAAACCTATTCTTACTAAAAAAGGAATCTATATTTCCACAGAATTGGGTAAAAATTCAGAGAATGTTTTTTATGCAATAATTACTCAGTTTGCTAAAGGCAAACGAGTGTTGTTTCCAATTCCTACTATTACAAAAGAGGATGTAATATTCTTAAAAGAGCTGGTAATATCCGGTAAATTTAAACCGGTAATCGACAGACATTTTCCGCTTGATAATATTATGGAAGCGCATACTTATGTAGAAAGTGGGCAGAAGACAGGGAATGTAATAATTGATATAGCTATATAA